In one Lycium barbarum isolate Lr01 chromosome 7, ASM1917538v2, whole genome shotgun sequence genomic region, the following are encoded:
- the LOC132602782 gene encoding UPF0057 membrane protein At4g30660-like yields MASRCEVFLEILLAILIPPLGVFFRHGCCSCELLICLILTLLGYIPGIIYAIYAIIIRD; encoded by the exons atggCTTCAAGATGTGAAGTTTTCTTGGAGATCTTGCTTGCAATCTTGATTCCACCTCTTGGAGTTTTCTTTAGACATGGTTGCTGCAGT TGTGAGCTCTTGATTTGCTTGATTTTGACCCTACTAGGTTATATTCCTGGGATTATTTATGCTATCTATGCAATTATCATCCGTGATTAA